One part of the Granulicella arctica genome encodes these proteins:
- a CDS encoding DUF3800 domain-containing protein, which produces MICAYLDETGNTGNDLTDLSQPVHYVGALLVPETVWAATKAGVDEVKEFAYSRGFTDDTCELHGKEILHGSKGWRRVSVADRLSILTQCVEVMEKNDLRLVSGGCNKVLLRERYAHPEHPHSIALWLCLERIATYARQRNQLAVMIADDCSSDHKELSHKTLVRYRTHGAPFGPTIDFSRLIDTIHFMPSHDSAHIQLCDVAMYINQRYRMKKDFRIQQLWYRCNNLYMGSNVIPY; this is translated from the coding sequence ATGATTTGCGCCTATTTGGATGAGACTGGCAACACGGGAAACGATCTAACCGACCTTTCGCAGCCGGTTCACTATGTCGGCGCACTGTTAGTTCCAGAGACAGTTTGGGCTGCCACTAAGGCAGGCGTAGATGAGGTGAAAGAGTTTGCATATTCGAGAGGGTTTACAGATGATACCTGTGAACTACACGGTAAAGAAATCCTCCATGGGAGCAAAGGTTGGCGCCGTGTTTCTGTTGCCGATCGCCTCAGCATATTAACCCAATGCGTTGAGGTGATGGAGAAAAATGACCTGCGGCTGGTGAGTGGAGGCTGTAATAAGGTTCTCTTGAGAGAGCGATACGCGCATCCTGAACATCCTCACTCGATAGCTTTGTGGTTGTGTTTAGAACGAATTGCAACTTACGCACGACAAAGAAATCAGTTGGCAGTGATGATTGCCGATGATTGCAGTAGTGACCACAAAGAGCTATCTCACAAGACGCTCGTGAGATATAGAACTCATGGTGCTCCGTTTGGTCCTACTATCGACTTCTCAAGGCTTATCGATACGATTCATTTCATGCCGTCACACGATTCTGCGCATATCCAGCTGTGCGATGTCGCAATGTATATCAATCAGCGCTATCGGATGAAAAAGGATTTTCGTATCCAGCAGTTGTGGTATCGCTGCAACAATCTCTATATGGGATCGAACGTCATTCCTTATTAG